In Deltaproteobacteria bacterium, one DNA window encodes the following:
- a CDS encoding MotA/TolQ/ExbB proton channel family protein encodes MYIIAIFAILTVILVIERMMKLNSLLVNKRDFTDSIFRMVVNGDIRQAISHCDSRPSPLTNTVKAGLVQALNKRPDEEIQVAMDASVLREMPKIEGMTSFLAVFGNVAVLAGLLGTIMGMIGSFRAVSEADNATKAQLLSQGISHALNCTAFGLLVAIVAIVSYGVFQHQIQKTENEVVETSMSLLNLVVANRDKIKD; translated from the coding sequence ATGTATATCATTGCTATTTTTGCCATATTAACGGTTATTCTTGTTATTGAAAGGATGATGAAGCTGAATTCTTTACTTGTTAATAAACGGGATTTTACGGACAGCATTTTTAGGATGGTTGTTAATGGCGACATTCGACAAGCTATTTCACATTGTGATTCAAGGCCGTCTCCCTTAACGAACACAGTCAAGGCAGGGTTAGTGCAAGCATTAAATAAAAGACCTGATGAGGAAATTCAAGTCGCTATGGACGCTTCGGTTCTGAGAGAAATGCCTAAGATAGAAGGTATGACATCCTTTTTAGCTGTATTTGGAAATGTGGCGGTGTTAGCTGGGTTATTGGGTACAATCATGGGAATGATTGGATCTTTTAGAGCTGTTTCTGAGGCAGATAACGCGACAAAAGCTCAGCTTCTTTCTCAAGGAATTTCCCATGCTCTGAATTGCACCGCTTTCGGTCTTTTAGTTGCTATTGTGGCAATCGTTTCTTACGGAGTGTTTCAACATCAAATTCAAAAAACAGAAAATGAAGTTGTAGAGACGAGCATGTCATTACTCAATTTAGTAGTTGCCAACAGAGACAAGATAAAGGATTAG
- a CDS encoding biopolymer transporter ExbD encodes MSHIDSGGARGRPVSVELNLVPFIDLMSVLITFLLITAVWTQVSMIQIGSSLYAKKDESASSPKPPPNADIALKVDVKNDGYVLTVGTQVISIPKVAASYDNSSLVAQLQRFKQLYPDKIDGIVSMSDQVPYEQLIIIMDYFLVAGFPNISIATGGPY; translated from the coding sequence ATGTCACATATTGATTCAGGAGGAGCAAGGGGAAGGCCTGTCAGTGTTGAACTTAACTTAGTTCCTTTTATTGATTTGATGAGTGTTCTTATTACATTCCTGTTGATCACAGCGGTGTGGACTCAGGTATCAATGATTCAGATAGGGAGCTCTCTCTATGCTAAAAAAGATGAGAGTGCAAGCTCACCTAAACCTCCTCCCAATGCTGACATCGCTTTAAAAGTCGACGTGAAAAATGATGGCTATGTTTTAACCGTAGGCACTCAAGTCATTTCCATTCCAAAGGTGGCGGCTTCTTATGACAATTCCAGCTTAGTTGCTCAGCTACAACGGTTCAAACAACTTTATCCGGATAAAATTGACGGAATCGTGAGCATGAGTGATCAGGTTCCTTATGAACAGTTAATAATCATTATGGATTATTTTTTAGTTGCCGGGTTTCCTAATATTTCTATAGCTACAGGGGGGCCTTACTAA
- a CDS encoding biopolymer transporter ExbD has product MPIRRPGERYRYHRILNRKKGKRSLTAILSLTAMVDMFTVLAIFLLQNYNVKDFIVYTPKEVILPKAQSTKELKPAFVITISKKEILLDKTAVASFAEVQSQQDWLIKSLYDQLQQGLIRSKQEFLGKLQNKIKTAVEDARGEKDEDPFAWKKITIQSDKDIDFLTVKKIMYTVTEAGAGEINFAVIKKTDKEIAK; this is encoded by the coding sequence ATGCCGATTCGACGACCAGGAGAAAGATATAGATATCATCGAATACTTAATCGAAAAAAAGGCAAAAGATCTTTAACGGCCATTCTCTCTTTGACGGCCATGGTAGACATGTTTACGGTGTTAGCTATTTTTCTTTTGCAAAACTACAATGTTAAGGATTTTATTGTTTATACCCCTAAAGAAGTTATTTTACCAAAGGCTCAATCAACAAAGGAATTAAAACCTGCCTTTGTAATTACGATATCAAAAAAAGAAATTCTATTGGATAAAACGGCGGTAGCCTCTTTTGCTGAAGTTCAATCTCAGCAAGATTGGTTAATTAAATCATTATATGATCAATTACAGCAAGGATTGATAAGATCAAAGCAAGAATTTTTAGGTAAGCTGCAAAATAAAATTAAAACAGCGGTTGAAGATGCGCGAGGAGAAAAAGACGAAGATCCATTTGCATGGAAAAAAATTACGATTCAATCAGATAAAGATATTGATTTTCTGACTGTTAAAAAAATTATGTACACTGTCACTGAGGCCGGAGCTGGTGAAATTAATTTTGCTGTTATTAAAAAAACTGATAAAGAAATTGCAAAATAA
- the lptC gene encoding LPS export ABC transporter periplasmic protein LptC yields the protein MRNLKRTIFLFLLFLIILEVIFIFPKQLETANNIVDSNPLTQEKAEQKMDGVHLVESQKGNRDWELFAENARGYQGEGDWFLKKVKVQFYNKDKIDFIVTGDEGEIDGITRNMKVKGNVVITSSNGYLFYTAELFYNSILRKIISPGEIKMVGPGDEQGEGLVLNGRNMHVLIDISEMKIFKDVQSSKKLKNMNNLNIQSESALFSSQNKEVHFQNNVILIYNDMIIRGPDCYFNYSHNMKTLEYIRVKGGVEVKDKKRRAISEELEVNLQSNILKFNGNPKIYQDEDEISGDEILFFDGGKKIKIQKVKASSQI from the coding sequence ATGCGGAATTTAAAAAGAACCATATTTTTATTCTTATTATTTTTAATTATTCTTGAAGTTATTTTTATTTTTCCAAAACAATTAGAGACAGCAAATAATATTGTAGACTCGAATCCTTTAACTCAAGAAAAAGCAGAGCAAAAAATGGATGGAGTTCATCTTGTTGAATCTCAAAAGGGCAATCGGGATTGGGAGCTTTTTGCGGAAAATGCCAGAGGTTATCAGGGAGAAGGTGATTGGTTTTTAAAAAAAGTGAAGGTTCAATTTTATAATAAAGATAAAATTGATTTTATCGTTACTGGTGATGAGGGTGAAATTGATGGAATAACCAGAAACATGAAAGTGAAAGGAAATGTCGTTATTACATCCAGCAATGGATATCTATTTTATACCGCGGAGTTATTTTATAATTCTATTTTAAGAAAAATAATCTCTCCAGGAGAGATTAAAATGGTGGGGCCCGGAGATGAGCAAGGGGAAGGGCTCGTATTAAATGGAAGAAATATGCATGTTTTGATTGATATATCGGAGATGAAAATATTTAAAGATGTACAATCTTCTAAAAAACTAAAGAATATGAATAATTTAAATATTCAAAGTGAGTCGGCACTTTTTAGCAGTCAAAATAAAGAAGTTCATTTTCAGAATAATGTTATTCTTATCTACAATGATATGATCATTCGTGGGCCTGATTGTTATTTTAATTATTCTCATAATATGAAAACTTTGGAGTATATTCGAGTCAAAGGTGGTGTCGAAGTTAAAGACAAGAAACGCAGGGCGATCAGTGAGGAGCTGGAAGTTAACTTGCAGAGCAATATACTTAAATTCAATGGGAATCCAAAAATCTATCAAGATGAAGATGAAATTAGTGGAGATGAAATTTTATTTTTTGATGGTGGAAAAAAAATAAAAATTCAAAAAGTAAAGGCTTCAAGCCAGATTTGA
- the lptB gene encoding LPS export ABC transporter ATP-binding protein, which yields MSLLRIENISKTYKKRKVVDGVSFKIESGQVIGLLGPNGAGKTTSFYMVVGIISPDQGEIILDDLVITKDPMYKRARVGLSYLAQEPSIFRKLTVEENLMVALEAQGLNQTEQNEKLENLLNNFRVQHIRSSLGFSLSGGERRRVEIARALAGSPKFILLDEPFAGIDPIAVNDIQNIIRELKSQGIGVLITDHNVRETLGICDFAYILKDGRIQVCGSADEITNSEIARKFYLGENFKL from the coding sequence ATGAGTCTGCTAAGAATCGAAAATATTTCTAAAACCTATAAAAAAAGAAAAGTTGTAGATGGAGTATCCTTTAAGATTGAGTCTGGTCAAGTTATTGGATTGTTAGGACCTAATGGCGCTGGGAAAACTACTTCTTTTTATATGGTTGTGGGAATAATTAGTCCAGATCAGGGTGAAATTATTTTAGATGATTTAGTCATTACCAAAGATCCAATGTATAAAAGAGCTAGAGTTGGATTGAGTTACTTGGCGCAAGAGCCAAGCATATTCAGAAAACTAACTGTTGAAGAAAATTTAATGGTAGCTTTGGAAGCCCAAGGTCTAAATCAGACAGAGCAAAATGAGAAACTTGAAAATCTATTAAATAATTTCAGAGTTCAACATATTAGGTCTAGTTTAGGGTTTTCCTTATCTGGAGGCGAAAGGCGAAGAGTAGAAATCGCAAGAGCTTTGGCTGGCAGTCCTAAATTTATTCTACTCGACGAGCCTTTTGCTGGGATTGATCCGATTGCAGTCAATGATATACAAAATATAATTCGTGAATTAAAATCTCAAGGAATTGGGGTCCTGATTACTGATCATAATGTGCGAGAAACCTTGGGGATTTGTGATTTTGCTTATATACTTAAAGACGGAAGAATTCAGGTTTGTGGTTCTGCTGATGAAATTACGAATAGTGAAATAGCAAGAAAATTTTATCTTGGAGAGAATTTTAAGCTTTAA
- the rpoN gene encoding RNA polymerase factor sigma-54 — MALRQTMSLGQNLVITPQLQQAIKLLQMSRLELESNVRSELEENPILEEAEILKEEDLKLTKEIAENIESREVEVNENATQDPQKQDEFEWESYFEQNQKAPQSGMSGSEEIMNYENVITAHETLHEYLMWQVQMNGFSDFEEKTAEVLISYIDDDGYLKTPLEQIAKEENIPIEDIEDTLPLIHEFDPPGVGARDLKECMLIQAKHLEEDTQDLVFLISHHLKDLEKKNYDGIAKALNKDVQEVIEICKIIYSMEPKPGRAFSPQDTHYVSPDVYVYKVGDDYIVSLNEDGLPRLKISNFYRNMLKEGSSKKDHDYIQEKLKSAVWLIKSIHQRQRTIFKVADSIVKHQKEFFDKGAGHLKPMILRDIANDIGMHESTVSRVTTAKYMHTPQGIYELKYFFSSGISSSTGGDAVASESVKLKIRDLVSKEDPKSPLSDQKLAQLLSKDGVQIARRTVAKYREILKLLPSSQRKKYY, encoded by the coding sequence ATGGCTTTAAGACAGACAATGAGCCTTGGTCAAAATTTAGTTATTACACCTCAATTGCAGCAGGCAATTAAGCTTTTACAAATGTCACGTCTGGAGTTAGAAAGTAATGTTAGATCAGAGTTAGAAGAAAATCCCATCTTAGAAGAAGCAGAAATTTTAAAAGAAGAAGATTTAAAGCTTACCAAAGAAATAGCTGAAAATATTGAGTCCAGAGAAGTTGAAGTAAATGAAAATGCTACTCAGGATCCACAAAAACAAGATGAATTCGAATGGGAAAGTTATTTTGAGCAGAATCAAAAGGCACCTCAATCAGGGATGAGTGGCAGCGAAGAAATAATGAACTACGAAAATGTGATTACGGCCCATGAGACATTGCATGAGTACTTGATGTGGCAAGTTCAAATGAATGGTTTTAGTGATTTTGAAGAAAAAACAGCTGAAGTACTTATTAGTTATATTGATGATGATGGTTATTTAAAAACCCCTCTAGAACAAATTGCCAAAGAAGAAAATATTCCGATTGAGGATATTGAAGATACCTTGCCCCTTATTCACGAATTTGACCCTCCAGGTGTTGGAGCAAGGGACCTGAAGGAATGCATGTTAATTCAGGCAAAACATTTAGAAGAAGATACTCAAGATCTGGTATTTCTGATTAGTCATCATTTAAAGGATTTAGAAAAGAAAAATTATGATGGAATTGCGAAAGCTTTGAATAAAGACGTCCAGGAAGTGATTGAAATTTGCAAAATTATATACTCGATGGAGCCAAAGCCAGGGAGAGCCTTTTCGCCGCAAGATACTCATTATGTTTCTCCGGATGTCTATGTATATAAAGTAGGTGATGACTACATAGTATCTTTAAACGAAGATGGACTGCCTAGGTTAAAGATATCTAATTTCTATAGAAATATGTTGAAAGAAGGAAGTAGCAAAAAAGATCATGATTATATTCAAGAAAAGCTAAAGTCAGCTGTCTGGTTAATAAAATCGATTCATCAAAGACAAAGAACTATATTTAAAGTGGCAGATAGTATTGTAAAGCACCAAAAAGAATTTTTTGATAAAGGGGCTGGGCATTTGAAGCCAATGATTTTAAGAGACATTGCTAATGATATAGGAATGCATGAATCCACGGTCAGTCGTGTGACAACAGCTAAATACATGCATACACCTCAAGGTATTTACGAGTTAAAATATTTTTTTAGTTCAGGAATTAGTAGTTCAACGGGTGGAGATGCTGTAGCCAGTGAATCAGTCAAATTAAAAATAAGGGATTTAGTATCCAAAGAAGATCCCAAGTCACCTTTATCTGATCAAAAATTGGCACAACTTCTTTCCAAAGATGGAGTACAGATTGCCAGAAGAACCGTTGCAAAATATAGAGAAATTTTGAAATTGTTGCCATCAAGTCAAAGAAAAAAATATTATTAG
- a CDS encoding MotA/TolQ/ExbB proton channel family protein: MFIINSLEILFKEGGATAYFIVGSGIALVILAIAKINYLYVQLRPAGDSNLKEVSRLVLKKEYTAAIQVCNTVKNVPEFEVIKSGLMAVDGGREAMKSSLGSAVVDIMKNCEKGIQFLALIASVATLLGLLGTISGLMKTFAALKDIDPAKKAELLGTGISEAMTATAAGLVVGISAMVIHTLCTQKIDQIIGQAKKTGFDIITLVEQSERA, from the coding sequence ATGTTTATCATTAACTCATTGGAAATTTTATTTAAAGAAGGTGGTGCCACTGCTTATTTTATAGTTGGAAGCGGCATTGCACTTGTCATTTTAGCAATTGCAAAAATTAACTACTTGTATGTTCAGCTGCGGCCAGCAGGAGATAGCAATTTAAAAGAAGTGAGCCGTTTGGTTTTGAAAAAAGAATACACAGCTGCTATCCAAGTATGTAATACCGTGAAGAATGTTCCCGAATTCGAAGTTATTAAGTCAGGACTTATGGCCGTTGATGGGGGTAGGGAAGCGATGAAATCTTCATTGGGATCAGCGGTTGTTGATATCATGAAGAATTGCGAAAAAGGGATTCAGTTTTTAGCTTTGATAGCTAGTGTGGCAACTTTGTTAGGATTGCTTGGAACTATTTCAGGGCTAATGAAAACATTTGCGGCATTAAAAGATATTGATCCCGCGAAAAAAGCAGAGCTTTTGGGAACGGGAATTTCAGAGGCCATGACTGCAACTGCAGCAGGACTTGTTGTTGGTATTTCAGCAATGGTGATTCATACTTTATGCACACAAAAAATTGATCAAATTATTGGGCAGGCCAAAAAAACTGGTTTTGATATCATTACCTTAGTAGAGCAAAGCGAAAGAGCATGA
- a CDS encoding biopolymer transporter ExbD, giving the protein MSLEFAEIQRRHTPEPELVPILDALTCIIFFLMYTTTFMELTSLTLPPSAVSVVKEQNVADGNPLTPKIFVNIVNSNLEVILKWTGSAPGKIKKTISRFKSERYSKDLEIAMTVLIEEFVKKFPKEKTIQLGLAEGSTYQELITIMDGIRKNIQDIVLMSPDDVTHFNEESNGS; this is encoded by the coding sequence ATGAGTTTAGAGTTTGCAGAAATCCAAAGAAGACACACGCCTGAGCCAGAATTGGTACCCATTCTGGACGCGTTGACTTGTATCATCTTTTTTTTGATGTACACGACTACCTTTATGGAACTGACAAGCCTAACTCTGCCCCCCTCTGCCGTGAGTGTGGTCAAAGAACAAAATGTTGCTGATGGTAATCCTTTGACGCCAAAAATATTTGTGAACATCGTAAATTCAAATTTAGAAGTCATTTTGAAATGGACGGGAAGCGCTCCTGGGAAAATTAAGAAAACAATTAGTCGGTTTAAGTCTGAAAGATATTCCAAAGACCTTGAAATAGCGATGACTGTACTTATCGAGGAATTTGTCAAAAAATTTCCAAAAGAAAAAACAATTCAATTGGGATTGGCAGAAGGTAGCACCTATCAAGAACTAATCACTATCATGGATGGAATACGAAAGAATATACAGGATATTGTCCTGATGTCACCTGATGATGTGACTCACTTTAATGAGGAGTCAAATGGATCTTGA